The following proteins are co-located in the Ancylothrix sp. D3o genome:
- a CDS encoding NDP-sugar synthase yields MKAMILAAGKGTRIRPITYTIPKPMIPILQKPVMEFLVELLRQHGFDEIMVNVSHLAKEIEDYFRDGQRFGVQIAYSFEGRIVEGELMGEALGSAGGMRRIQDFYPFFDDTFVVLCGDALIDLDLTQAVKWHREKGSIATVIMKSVPREEVSSYGVVVTDENNRIIAFQEKPPVEEALSTDINTGIYIFEPEVLKYIPSGKEFDIGGQLFPHLVEIGAPFYGIAMDFQWVDIGKVPDYWRAIRGVMLGEVKNVRIPGQEVKPGVYTGLNVAVNWDKVDIQGPVYIGGMTRIEDGAKIIGPTAIGPNCCVCRGATVENSVIFEYSRLGQGARLVDKLVFGRYCIDKTGERIDLEAAALDWLITDTRKTLPNEPAVEHQAIAELLGVEEI; encoded by the coding sequence ATGAAAGCCATGATTCTCGCAGCCGGTAAGGGAACTCGTATTCGTCCCATTACCTACACTATCCCCAAACCCATGATCCCCATCCTGCAAAAACCAGTGATGGAATTTTTGGTAGAATTGCTGCGCCAACATGGTTTTGACGAAATTATGGTCAACGTCAGCCACTTGGCAAAAGAAATTGAAGACTATTTTCGGGACGGACAGCGTTTTGGTGTCCAAATTGCTTATTCTTTTGAAGGTCGCATCGTTGAAGGCGAATTGATGGGCGAGGCGCTGGGATCTGCCGGTGGGATGCGCCGCATTCAAGACTTTTACCCGTTTTTCGATGATACTTTTGTGGTCTTGTGCGGTGACGCTCTTATTGATTTAGACTTAACCCAGGCCGTCAAGTGGCATAGAGAAAAAGGTTCCATCGCCACTGTGATTATGAAATCGGTTCCGCGTGAGGAAGTTTCTAGTTATGGTGTGGTGGTAACAGACGAAAATAACCGCATTATTGCCTTCCAAGAAAAACCGCCTGTTGAAGAAGCCCTCAGCACCGATATCAATACCGGCATTTATATTTTTGAGCCAGAAGTGCTGAAATATATTCCGTCTGGGAAAGAATTTGATATCGGGGGTCAATTGTTCCCTCACTTGGTTGAGATTGGCGCTCCGTTTTACGGCATTGCAATGGATTTTCAATGGGTAGATATTGGAAAAGTCCCCGACTACTGGCGAGCTATACGCGGTGTGATGTTGGGAGAAGTTAAAAATGTGAGAATACCGGGCCAAGAAGTAAAACCCGGCGTCTACACCGGCCTGAATGTGGCAGTTAATTGGGATAAAGTAGACATTCAAGGGCCGGTTTACATTGGCGGAATGACTCGCATAGAAGACGGCGCTAAAATTATTGGCCCCACCGCCATCGGCCCAAATTGCTGCGTTTGTCGAGGTGCAACTGTCGAAAACAGCGTGATATTTGAATACTCCCGCTTAGGACAAGGAGCGCGGTTAGTCGATAAATTAGTATTCGGACGTTACTGTATCGACAAAACCGGCGAACGAATAGACTTAGAAGCCGCCGCCCTCGATTGGCTGA
- a CDS encoding segregation/condensation protein A produces MTGSLSQQAANLHSQGASAPELGIAMLMEMAEQGEIDPWDVQVIDVIDRFLSTLAAVPVAGVSPGNAASLLEREAALSQSGQAFLYASMLVLLKADTLARLQEESEEEQLLEEEAPILEGDGLISVRNSVQLDRCIRRRAVAQPPQKRRVTLQELIEQLQVMATEIQERPRRPRTKKHRPKSSAQTARAIAGLAHHENLNEVAAALEKFLAQRWPEISQNQEWINLDELLSFWEPSAPPELDHPPEPQSERVAVFWGLLLLCSQSKVELLQEEFYQDLKIRAINENTPPSASTENNINLNNAT; encoded by the coding sequence ATGACCGGTTCACTTTCCCAACAAGCCGCAAACTTACACAGTCAAGGAGCCTCAGCCCCAGAACTGGGTATTGCTATGCTGATGGAAATGGCGGAACAGGGAGAAATTGACCCTTGGGATGTGCAAGTTATAGATGTGATTGACCGATTTTTAAGCACCCTCGCCGCTGTTCCCGTTGCCGGTGTCTCGCCTGGGAATGCGGCGAGTTTGCTTGAGCGAGAAGCCGCCCTCTCCCAGTCGGGTCAAGCGTTTTTGTACGCCTCAATGCTGGTTTTGCTCAAAGCAGATACGCTGGCTCGCTTGCAAGAAGAAAGCGAAGAAGAGCAACTGCTTGAAGAAGAAGCGCCGATTTTGGAAGGAGACGGCCTAATTTCTGTGCGGAATAGTGTGCAACTTGATCGCTGTATCCGCCGGCGTGCTGTTGCTCAACCACCGCAAAAACGCCGCGTTACCCTGCAAGAACTGATTGAACAATTGCAGGTGATGGCGACAGAAATTCAAGAACGCCCCCGCCGGCCTAGGACAAAAAAACACCGGCCCAAAAGCAGCGCCCAAACAGCCCGCGCCATTGCCGGTTTAGCCCACCACGAAAACCTTAACGAAGTGGCCGCCGCCTTAGAAAAATTTTTAGCCCAGCGTTGGCCAGAAATTTCTCAAAACCAAGAGTGGATCAATTTAGATGAGTTGCTTTCATTTTGGGAACCTTCAGCGCCGCCTGAACTCGACCACCCCCCCGAACCCCAGAGCGAGCGGGTGGCTGTTTTTTGGGGATTGCTGCTACTGTGTTCGCAGTCTAAAGTAGAACTTTTACAAGAAGAATTTTACCAAGACTTAAAAATCCGAGCAATCAACGAAAATACACCCCCATCAGCATCAACCGAGAATAACATTAACTTAAATAATGCTACATAA
- a CDS encoding LapA family protein, with translation MAISLPPQPETFAMRTLNFSLLFVFCLAFVFFGVQNTQPATVQIYENIEFQAPLAVELIIAMGLGAGLAWLYGMWSQLERLLTLGPKNLRIRKQQNRIEALEEDIERYKAELQTQQLRLPVAPEPLAEQTAVLVDQEEAAVENRVVKFKHFFTRNQ, from the coding sequence ATGGCAATATCACTCCCCCCACAACCGGAGACTTTTGCAATGCGGACGCTTAACTTCTCCCTTCTGTTTGTATTTTGTTTAGCCTTCGTTTTTTTTGGCGTTCAAAACACCCAACCGGCCACCGTTCAAATTTATGAAAACATAGAATTTCAAGCCCCTCTCGCCGTTGAACTGATCATAGCGATGGGATTGGGAGCCGGTTTAGCATGGTTATATGGAATGTGGAGCCAATTAGAACGCCTCCTCACCCTTGGGCCCAAAAATCTCCGCATCCGCAAACAACAAAACCGCATCGAAGCTTTAGAAGAAGATATCGAACGCTATAAAGCAGAACTTCAAACACAACAGCTTCGCTTGCCCGTAGCCCCAGAACCTCTCGCAGAGCAAACAGCAGTTCTGGTAGATCAAGAGGAGGCGGCTGTTGAGAATCGTGTTGTTAAATTCAAACATTTTTTCACAAGAAACCAATGA
- a CDS encoding DUF3153 domain-containing protein — MKHLHKIFSKLRIFWTIILASCLLSGCVDYDVAINFESQTHGEIVQHIQLGQQFTNFSGTTVQEWLDSIKQRASQLGGRTKQLQEGEILVTIPFNNGAELEEKFNDFFNPLEKKKARPVPDLPDIKSHLSVTQSNWILAIRNQLVYDLDLRSLSVIAANGNVLLSPGSILDLDFSLNTPWGATNVETGLETLVTEKQNSQLTWKLKSGEVNHLETVFWVPSPIGIGALVIILLVALGSFLKYRLLPALGIGKRQAAV, encoded by the coding sequence ATGAAACATCTCCATAAAATTTTTAGCAAATTGCGGATTTTCTGGACAATTATCTTAGCTTCTTGTTTGCTTTCTGGCTGTGTTGACTATGATGTAGCCATCAACTTTGAAAGCCAGACTCACGGGGAAATTGTCCAGCACATTCAGTTAGGACAACAGTTCACCAATTTTAGCGGTACAACCGTCCAAGAATGGCTAGATAGTATTAAACAAAGAGCTAGTCAATTGGGTGGCCGCACCAAACAACTCCAAGAAGGAGAGATTTTGGTGACGATTCCTTTTAATAATGGGGCTGAACTCGAAGAAAAATTTAACGATTTTTTTAATCCCCTAGAAAAGAAAAAAGCCCGTCCTGTTCCGGATCTCCCAGATATTAAATCTCATCTGAGTGTGACTCAGAGTAATTGGATTTTAGCAATTAGAAACCAGCTTGTTTATGATTTAGATTTGCGCTCTCTGAGTGTGATTGCTGCCAACGGCAATGTTTTATTGAGTCCGGGGTCTATTTTAGATTTAGATTTCAGTTTAAACACACCTTGGGGAGCTACCAACGTCGAAACCGGCCTTGAAACTCTTGTTACAGAAAAACAAAACAGTCAGCTTACTTGGAAGCTTAAATCAGGCGAAGTTAATCACTTAGAAACAGTGTTTTGGGTGCCGAGTCCCATTGGTATAGGTGCATTGGTGATTATTTTATTGGTTGCCCTTGGCAGCTTTTTAAAATATCGGCTATTACCGGCCCTTGGGATCGGCAAACGTCAAGCAGCGGTTTGA
- a CDS encoding amylo-alpha-1,6-glucosidase encodes MDTLDTREWLLTNGLGSFASGTVCDARTRTYHGWLIAALEPPCQRTLLLSHLEATLEVGGQVWQLGTNFWQGGTVAPAGFQLLRSFEREPAPTWTWGEGDWQLRRRLLMPHRGLEKVSHNILIEYEYRGISPAILKLRPLIADRDFHYQQSSAEQLHFSRSIGEQEVVFQGFRNGQALTAWRLRWSSGEYDGESFWYWNYYYPEENKRGLNDIEDLYNPGCLTVVLQPRGCVVLEASVGEEIGNYQLDKNSFEKALLWENQRLTEVFGKVLVKGNNNEKKLKNRLLKASDQFIVYRASIDGPTVIAGYPWFNDWGRDTLIALPGLALATGRFELAKGLLRTFGKYCKHGLIPNAFPDAGSQPFYNSVDAALWWVEILGLYLEATQDWQFLREQYGVVRQIYKGFSAGSLYNIGVDASDGLVMWDALGAAVTWMDVVLDGVPVTPRRGKPVEINALWYSLLCWGAVWAGRLAAEGGEFGVKYQNQAVRYAHHAEIVKASLQKFWNAKKGYLYDVIDPEGVRDGRIRPNAVLALSLSHCAFSQAQGRQVMEVARERLLTPYGLRSLDWEDGGYKGRYEGGRYGRDRAYHQGTVWSWLIGAFVRGWVRFYPEVEVPVDWGAMLQHFCEEGCIDSVSEIFDGDAPHFPQGTFAQAWSVAELLRHWPGMELD; translated from the coding sequence ATGGATACTTTAGATACGCGAGAATGGTTGCTCACAAATGGTTTAGGCAGCTTTGCCAGTGGAACTGTATGCGATGCGAGGACGCGGACTTATCATGGTTGGTTAATTGCTGCTCTTGAGCCTCCTTGCCAGCGTACTTTGTTGCTTTCTCATTTGGAGGCAACTTTGGAAGTGGGCGGTCAGGTTTGGCAGTTGGGGACAAATTTTTGGCAGGGTGGAACAGTTGCACCGGCAGGTTTTCAATTGTTGCGCTCGTTTGAAAGAGAACCGGCCCCGACTTGGACTTGGGGTGAGGGCGACTGGCAGCTTAGGCGACGTTTGTTGATGCCGCATCGGGGTTTAGAAAAAGTTTCTCACAATATTTTGATTGAATATGAATATCGCGGTATTTCACCGGCAATTTTGAAACTTCGTCCTTTGATTGCCGATAGAGATTTTCATTATCAGCAAAGCTCGGCGGAGCAGTTACATTTTTCCCGCAGCATCGGTGAGCAAGAAGTTGTTTTTCAAGGATTTAGGAATGGTCAAGCCTTGACGGCGTGGCGGTTGCGTTGGAGTTCTGGGGAGTATGATGGTGAGAGTTTCTGGTATTGGAATTATTATTATCCCGAAGAAAACAAGCGAGGTTTAAATGATATTGAAGATTTATATAATCCGGGGTGTTTGACTGTGGTTTTGCAACCGCGTGGTTGTGTGGTTTTAGAGGCATCTGTAGGGGAAGAAATTGGAAATTATCAGCTTGATAAAAATTCGTTTGAAAAAGCTCTTTTATGGGAAAATCAGCGATTAACTGAGGTATTTGGAAAGGTACTTGTTAAGGGTAATAATAATGAGAAAAAGCTTAAAAATCGGTTGTTAAAAGCAAGTGATCAGTTTATTGTTTATCGGGCTTCAATTGATGGGCCTACGGTGATTGCGGGGTATCCTTGGTTTAATGATTGGGGACGGGATACGTTAATTGCGTTACCGGGTTTAGCTTTGGCTACGGGGCGTTTTGAGCTTGCGAAGGGCTTGCTGAGAACGTTTGGAAAATATTGTAAGCATGGCTTAATTCCGAATGCGTTTCCTGATGCGGGGAGTCAGCCTTTTTATAACAGTGTTGATGCGGCTTTGTGGTGGGTAGAAATTTTGGGGCTTTATCTGGAGGCGACGCAGGATTGGCAATTTTTGAGGGAGCAATATGGGGTGGTAAGGCAAATTTATAAAGGCTTTAGTGCGGGGAGTTTGTATAATATTGGCGTGGATGCGTCGGATGGGTTGGTGATGTGGGATGCTCTTGGGGCGGCGGTGACGTGGATGGATGTGGTGCTTGATGGGGTGCCGGTGACTCCGCGCCGGGGCAAGCCGGTGGAGATTAATGCTTTGTGGTATTCGCTTTTGTGTTGGGGGGCTGTTTGGGCGGGCCGGTTGGCGGCGGAGGGTGGTGAGTTCGGGGTTAAGTATCAAAATCAAGCGGTTAGATATGCACATCACGCCGAAATTGTCAAGGCTTCTTTACAAAAATTTTGGAATGCTAAGAAAGGTTATTTATATGATGTGATAGACCCGGAGGGTGTAAGGGATGGGAGAATACGCCCGAATGCGGTTTTGGCCTTGTCGTTGTCTCATTGTGCGTTTTCGCAGGCACAGGGGCGCCAGGTGATGGAGGTGGCGCGGGAGAGGTTGTTGACACCGTATGGGTTGCGGAGTTTAGATTGGGAGGATGGGGGGTACAAGGGGCGCTATGAGGGGGGCCGGTATGGTCGAGATCGGGCGTATCATCAGGGGACGGTTTGGAGTTGGTTGATTGGCGCGTTTGTGCGGGGTTGGGTGCGGTTTTACCCGGAGGTAGAGGTGCCGGTGGATTGGGGTGCAATGTTGCAGCATTTTTGTGAGGAGGGTTGTATAGATAGCGTTTCGGAGATTTTTGATGGGGATGCGCCGCATTTTCCCCAAGGTACTTTTGCTCAAGCTTGGTCGGTTGCTGAGTTGTTGCGACATTGGCCGGGGATGGAGTTGGATTAA
- a CDS encoding aminopeptidase P N-terminal domain-containing protein → MQAEHRQRREKLMAKIGNGTAIFRSAPMAVMHNDVEYAFRQDSDFFYLTGFNEPSAVAVLAPHHDEHKFVLFVQPKEPEKEVWTGYRAGVEGAKELYGADEAFPMSELDEKLPKYLEKADRIYYHLGRDKAFNDTVLKHWQQLMRTYPKRGIGPTAIEDTGPILHAMRLIKSEAELELMRKAAAISVEAHLLAQEMAKPGVFEYEIQAEMERLFRLRGGNGPAYPSIVASGPNACILHYIENNRQLQENDLLLIDAGGAYGYYNGDITRTFPVSGNFTPEQKVIYDLVLTAQLKAIEQVQPGNEWSKIHETAVRVLVEGLMDLKILVGDIEEIIKEEKYKPYYMHRTGHWLGLDVHDVGVYQFGEQSQILQAGQVLTVEPGLYFGGNIKPVEGQPELDERWRGIGIRIEDDVLVTNSGHEILTAGVPK, encoded by the coding sequence ATGCAAGCAGAACACCGGCAAAGACGCGAAAAGTTAATGGCAAAAATTGGCAATGGAACAGCGATTTTTCGCAGTGCGCCTATGGCAGTTATGCACAATGATGTTGAGTATGCTTTTCGTCAAGATAGCGATTTTTTCTATTTAACCGGCTTTAATGAACCCTCAGCAGTGGCAGTTTTGGCACCGCATCACGATGAGCATAAATTTGTTTTATTTGTGCAACCAAAAGAACCTGAAAAAGAAGTTTGGACAGGATATCGGGCGGGAGTTGAAGGTGCAAAAGAACTTTACGGCGCTGATGAAGCTTTTCCGATGAGTGAGTTAGATGAAAAGTTGCCGAAGTATTTAGAAAAAGCCGACCGTATTTATTATCATTTGGGGCGAGATAAGGCGTTTAATGATACGGTTTTGAAACATTGGCAGCAGTTAATGCGAACTTATCCTAAACGCGGAATTGGGCCTACTGCAATTGAGGACACCGGCCCCATTTTACACGCGATGCGTTTAATTAAAAGTGAGGCAGAATTAGAGTTAATGCGGAAAGCGGCGGCTATTTCTGTAGAGGCGCATTTGTTGGCGCAGGAAATGGCAAAACCGGGTGTTTTTGAGTATGAAATTCAAGCAGAAATGGAGCGACTTTTTCGCTTACGGGGTGGAAATGGGCCGGCTTATCCGTCAATTGTGGCTTCGGGGCCAAATGCTTGTATTTTGCACTATATTGAAAATAATCGGCAATTACAAGAAAATGATTTATTGCTGATTGATGCCGGTGGTGCTTACGGTTATTACAATGGCGATATCACCCGAACTTTTCCGGTGAGTGGCAATTTTACGCCTGAGCAAAAGGTGATTTATGATCTTGTCTTGACGGCACAATTAAAGGCAATTGAACAAGTGCAACCAGGGAATGAGTGGAGTAAAATTCACGAAACTGCGGTGCGAGTTTTGGTGGAAGGTTTAATGGATTTAAAAATTTTGGTAGGGGATATTGAGGAGATTATTAAGGAGGAGAAATATAAGCCTTATTATATGCACCGCACCGGCCATTGGTTAGGTTTAGATGTGCATGATGTGGGGGTTTATCAGTTTGGGGAACAGTCGCAAATTTTGCAAGCTGGGCAAGTTTTAACTGTGGAACCAGGGCTTTATTTTGGCGGAAATATTAAGCCGGTGGAGGGTCAACCAGAACTTGATGAACGCTGGCGCGGAATTGGAATTCGTATCGAAGATGATGTTTTGGTAACGAATTCTGGGCATGAAATTTTAACTGCCGGTGTTCCTAAATAG
- a CDS encoding NAD(P)-dependent alcohol dehydrogenase, with protein MKINAFAVLEKGAELKPYSFDVESSTGYECIIKVLACGVCHSDLHIIDDDWGMSRYPAVVGHEVVGEIVELGEQIQHLKKGDRVGVGWQASSCLQCRDCLRGNENLCDENQGLIVAGYGGFADYLKVDSRFAFPIPAGIETQHAGPLLCAGITVYSALRSAGMSSGQEIGVIGVGGLGHLAVQFASKLGNRVTAFTTSQDKAEFATQLGAADAIVVPAGSSPPPPDRKFQILISTVPADLDWPAYVEYLDSDGTLTMVGVPSQPLNVPLFPLIMKRRRIMGSIIGGRAIMMDMLNVAEKYGVKPIVETFSMQQANEALQKVRANKVRYRAVLTAN; from the coding sequence ATGAAAATTAACGCTTTTGCAGTCCTTGAAAAAGGCGCAGAATTAAAACCTTACAGCTTTGATGTGGAATCTTCCACCGGCTACGAATGTATCATCAAAGTATTAGCCTGCGGTGTTTGTCACTCTGACCTGCATATCATTGATGATGATTGGGGAATGTCTCGCTATCCCGCTGTTGTCGGACACGAAGTTGTCGGCGAAATTGTCGAATTGGGCGAGCAAATTCAACACTTAAAAAAAGGTGATCGTGTCGGCGTTGGTTGGCAAGCATCCTCGTGTTTACAATGCCGTGATTGTTTGCGAGGAAATGAAAACCTTTGTGATGAAAATCAAGGCTTAATTGTAGCAGGATACGGCGGCTTTGCTGATTATTTAAAAGTTGATTCTCGCTTTGCTTTTCCTATCCCGGCGGGCATTGAAACTCAACACGCCGGCCCGCTTTTATGTGCCGGTATTACCGTTTATTCCGCCTTGCGTTCTGCCGGCATGAGTTCTGGTCAAGAAATAGGCGTAATTGGTGTTGGCGGATTAGGACATTTAGCCGTACAATTTGCCAGTAAATTAGGCAACCGTGTCACCGCTTTTACTACCTCTCAAGACAAAGCAGAATTTGCTACCCAACTCGGCGCCGCTGATGCAATTGTAGTGCCGGCCGGCAGTTCTCCACCACCACCAGATCGCAAATTTCAAATCTTAATTAGTACCGTTCCCGCCGATTTAGATTGGCCGGCTTATGTTGAATATCTCGACTCTGACGGTACTTTAACAATGGTAGGCGTTCCCAGTCAACCGCTTAATGTTCCGCTGTTTCCATTAATAATGAAACGTCGCCGGATCATGGGGTCAATTATTGGCGGACGGGCAATAATGATGGATATGTTAAACGTAGCGGAAAAATATGGTGTAAAACCAATTGTTGAAACATTTTCCATGCAGCAAGCTAACGAAGCTTTGCAAAAAGTGCGCGCTAATAAAGTTCGCTATCGCGCCGTTTTAACAGCAAATTAA
- a CDS encoding cysteine synthase A, translating into MDIKNGFIGSVGNTPLIRLNSFSEETGCEILGKAEFLNPGGSVKDRAALYIIKDAEEKGLLKPGGTVVEGTAGNTGIGLAHICNAKGYKCLIVIPDTQSQEKIDALRTLGAEVRTVPAVPYKDPNNYVKLSGRLASEMENAIWANQFDNLANRIAHYETTGPEIWEQTEGKIDAWVTATGTGGTYAGVALYLKEKNPNIKVVVADPMGSGLYSYVKTGEIQTEGSSITEGIGNSRITANMENVPFDDAIQVDDKEAVKAIYQLLEKDGLFMGGSVGINVAAAVALAKQMGPGHTIVTVLCDGGARYQSRLYNKEWLASKGLLPA; encoded by the coding sequence ATGGACATCAAAAACGGATTCATCGGAAGTGTTGGCAATACGCCTTTGATACGATTAAATAGCTTTAGTGAAGAAACCGGCTGTGAAATTTTAGGCAAAGCAGAATTTCTTAACCCCGGTGGATCAGTTAAAGATCGCGCTGCATTATATATCATCAAAGATGCCGAAGAAAAAGGTTTACTCAAACCAGGTGGAACAGTAGTAGAAGGCACCGCCGGCAACACCGGCATCGGTTTAGCGCACATTTGTAATGCCAAAGGTTATAAATGTTTGATTGTTATTCCAGACACACAATCTCAAGAAAAAATTGATGCTTTAAGAACGCTGGGGGCGGAAGTCCGAACTGTGCCGGCAGTCCCCTATAAAGACCCGAATAACTATGTAAAATTATCAGGAAGATTAGCCTCAGAAATGGAAAATGCCATCTGGGCAAATCAATTTGATAACCTTGCCAACCGCATCGCCCATTATGAAACCACCGGCCCGGAAATTTGGGAACAAACCGAGGGAAAAATTGATGCTTGGGTAACAGCAACCGGCACCGGTGGAACCTATGCAGGCGTTGCCTTGTATTTAAAAGAAAAAAATCCCAACATCAAAGTAGTTGTGGCAGATCCAATGGGAAGCGGTTTATATAGCTACGTTAAAACCGGCGAAATTCAAACAGAAGGAAGCTCAATAACCGAAGGAATTGGCAACAGCCGCATTACCGCTAATATGGAAAATGTGCCTTTTGATGATGCCATCCAAGTTGATGATAAAGAAGCCGTAAAAGCGATTTATCAACTATTAGAAAAAGATGGCTTATTTATGGGAGGTTCCGTCGGAATTAATGTCGCGGCTGCTGTGGCTTTGGCAAAACAAATGGGCCCCGGACATACAATTGTTACTGTATTATGTGATGGCGGGGCGCGCTATCAATCCCGACTTTATAATAAAGAATGGCTTGCCTCAAAAGGACTCTTACCAGCCTAA
- a CDS encoding Uma2 family endonuclease, with translation MLSSPIVLRMPPELQMTSDQFFEFCQINSELQIERNKKGELIIMSPTGSETGHKDARIIQQLMNWADEDETGIAFSSSAGFTLSTGAERSPDASWIKLERWNALSAEQRKKFAPICPDFVVELRSPSDNLKPLKEKMLEYQSEPGFQLGWLIDPQNRRVYIYRPNQEEEILENPESVSGEPVLPGFVLNMRKIW, from the coding sequence ATGCTTTCATCTCCGATTGTTTTAAGGATGCCTCCAGAATTGCAAATGACATCTGATCAATTTTTTGAATTCTGCCAAATAAACTCAGAATTACAAATTGAAAGAAACAAAAAAGGAGAATTAATAATTATGTCGCCAACCGGCTCAGAAACAGGACATAAAGATGCGAGAATTATTCAACAATTAATGAACTGGGCTGATGAAGATGAAACCGGCATTGCTTTTTCTTCGAGTGCCGGTTTTACACTTTCCACAGGTGCAGAACGCTCTCCTGATGCTTCTTGGATAAAATTAGAACGTTGGAATGCTTTATCAGCAGAACAGAGGAAAAAATTTGCTCCTATTTGTCCTGATTTTGTTGTAGAATTGCGCTCACCCTCGGATAATTTAAAACCCTTAAAAGAAAAAATGCTCGAATATCAAAGCGAGCCTGGATTTCAATTAGGATGGTTAATAGATCCTCAAAATCGCCGAGTTTATATTTACCGGCCTAATCAAGAAGAAGAAATATTAGAAAACCCTGAAAGCGTAAGTGGTGAGCCGGTGTTGCCAGGATTTGTATTAAATATGAGGAAAATTTGGTAA
- a CDS encoding peroxiredoxin, producing MALRLGDTVPNFTQASSKGEINFYDWAGDSWVVLFSHPKDYTPVCTTELGAVARLKSEFEKRNVKPLALSVDDVESHQGWIKDIEETQNVSLNYPILADPDRKVSDLYDMIHPNSLDNLTIRSVFIIDPSKKLRLTFTYPASTGRNFDELLRVIDSLQLTDKYSVATPANWQDGQDCVIVPSIQDPQELQEKFPKGYNAVKPYLRLTPQPNK from the coding sequence ATGGCACTCCGCTTAGGTGATACCGTCCCCAACTTTACGCAAGCCTCCTCTAAGGGCGAAATCAACTTTTATGACTGGGCTGGTGATAGCTGGGTTGTATTATTTTCCCATCCGAAAGACTATACGCCGGTTTGCACCACCGAACTCGGCGCTGTAGCTCGCCTCAAATCGGAATTTGAGAAACGCAACGTCAAACCACTTGCGCTCAGCGTGGATGATGTAGAATCTCACCAGGGTTGGATTAAAGACATCGAAGAAACCCAAAATGTCAGCTTAAATTATCCGATTTTGGCAGATCCAGATCGTAAAGTTTCTGATCTTTACGACATGATCCACCCCAACTCCTTAGATAATCTAACAATTCGTTCTGTTTTCATAATTGACCCCAGCAAAAAACTCCGTCTAACCTTCACTTATCCTGCCAGTACAGGTCGTAATTTTGATGAATTGCTGCGGGTAATTGACTCGTTACAACTAACAGATAAATACAGCGTTGCAACGCCGGCAAATTGGCAAGATGGACAAGATTGTGTGATTGTTCCTTCCATTCAAGATCCGCAAGAATTGCAAGAAAAATTCCCCAAAGGATACAACGCCGTTAAACCTTATCTGCGCTTAACACCTCAACCTAACAAATAA
- a CDS encoding alcohol dehydrogenase catalytic domain-containing protein: protein MKAVWLENKQLSLKDNLPIPQPPEGEALIKVLQAGICNTDLELLRGYYPYTGILGHEFVGRVEKGPENLINRAVVGEINAACGECRFCKSGQPTHCENRTVLGIVNRHGAFAEYLTLPVKNLYLVPENVSLDEATFTEPVAAALEIQEQVKITPNEKVLVVGDGKLGQLVAQTLALTGCDLLVIGRHSDKLANLEQRGIKVGFKDVLKERSFDIAVECTGNPEGFSIARSALRPRGILVLKSTYAANLNLDISGIVVDEITLIGSRCGPFKKAIDLLAQKTIDVKSLIQHRYPFEEAISAFECAGKRGVLKVLLEMGEHKI, encoded by the coding sequence ATGAAAGCAGTATGGTTAGAAAATAAGCAACTGTCGCTTAAAGATAATCTCCCCATCCCTCAACCGCCAGAAGGTGAAGCCTTAATTAAGGTATTGCAAGCAGGAATTTGTAATACTGATTTGGAACTTCTGAGAGGATATTACCCCTACACCGGCATTTTAGGACATGAATTTGTGGGAAGGGTAGAAAAAGGCCCAGAAAATCTCATTAACCGCGCTGTTGTTGGTGAAATAAATGCTGCTTGTGGGGAATGCCGGTTTTGTAAAAGCGGACAACCAACACACTGCGAAAATCGCACAGTTTTAGGAATTGTTAATCGTCATGGTGCCTTTGCTGAATATTTAACTTTGCCGGTTAAAAATTTATATTTGGTTCCAGAAAATGTTAGTCTGGATGAGGCAACTTTTACTGAGCCGGTGGCGGCGGCGCTGGAAATTCAAGAACAAGTTAAAATTACCCCAAATGAAAAAGTTTTAGTTGTAGGGGATGGAAAATTGGGGCAGTTGGTAGCTCAAACTTTAGCATTAACCGGCTGTGATTTATTAGTAATAGGTCGCCATTCGGATAAGCTGGCAAATTTAGAACAGCGCGGCATAAAAGTAGGTTTTAAAGATGTTTTAAAAGAGCGTAGTTTTGATATTGCTGTGGAATGCACCGGCAACCCAGAAGGCTTTTCAATTGCCCGCAGTGCCTTACGTCCGCGTGGAATTTTGGTGTTAAAAAGTACCTACGCCGCTAATTTGAATTTAGATATTTCTGGGATAGTTGTGGATGAAATTACCTTGATTGGTTCTCGTTGCGGCCCGTTCAAAAAAGCCATTGATTTATTAGCACAAAAAACTATAGATGTCAAGAGTTTAATTCAGCATCGTTACCCTTTCGAGGAAGCGATTTCGGCTTTTGAATGTGCGGGAAAACGGGGGGTTTTAAAGGTGTTATTGGAAATGGGAGAACACAAAATCTGA